In one Labeo rohita strain BAU-BD-2019 unplaced genomic scaffold, IGBB_LRoh.1.0 scaffold_108, whole genome shotgun sequence genomic region, the following are encoded:
- the fgf7 gene encoding fibroblast growth factor 7, which yields MRKWTLRWKLPKFACGLWLVLLVSRVCVCDGERAASVTDCSKHERHTRNYDYMEGGDVRIRRLYSRTQWFLMIDEYGNINGTQDPNNCYSVLEIRTVSEGGVLAIKGLKSQYYISMNRTGMLQGKKDYNDSCNFKEVFLENYYTAYSSVKWTKNGKEMFISLSQKGRPLRGKKTRKESISSHFIPRKCREDEKKLA from the exons ATGCGCAAATGGACGCTGCGATGGAAACTGCCTAAGTTTGCGTGTGGACTGTGGCTGGTGCTGCTGGTCAgccgtgtgtgcgtgtgcgatGGAGAGCGGGCCGCGTCTGTGACCGACTGCTCCAAACACGAGCGCCACACCAGGAACTACGACTACATGGAAGGAGGGGACGTTCGGATCCGACGCCTCTACAGTCGCACGCAGTGGTTTCTGATGATCGACGAGTACGGGAATATCAACGGGACGCAGGATCCCAACAACTGCTACA gtgttCTGGAGATCAGGACGGTTTCGGAGGGTGGCGTGTTGGCCATAAAAGGACTGAAGAGCCAGTATTATATTTCCATGAACCGCACCGGAATGTTACAGGGCAAA AAAGACTACAACGACAGCTGCAACTTCAAAGAAGTGTTTTTAGAGAACTACTACACGGCGTACTCGTCCGTCAAATGGACTAAAAACGGCAAAGAGATGTTCATCTCTCTGTCGCAGAAGGGCCGGCCGCTGAGAGGAAAGAAGACGAGGAAAGAGAGCATCTCTTCCCACTTCATCCCAAGAAAGTGCAGGGAAGACGAGAAGAAGCTGGCGTGA
- the LOC127157451 gene encoding uncharacterized protein LOC127157451, translated as MIGDNDRDAVSCDVFTHLDARNVPRLQPDQRAAAVAVEHARRAAPRAFHPAGALRLIQRRVRREQQAAQSAALLIRHDHRTEPEPSTHNTTKHYNKPTCAGRTGNTTAPEEAGRAAGGVLATDATQMFEMEKQTQRAAENNIICSLDEFIQSQGLVDWPVTCEDDLDESSSRLYQRSEEIYEDLKARVPFPSGAAESLKKHLQTLETRVKLQNQIFTQTSD; from the exons ATGATCGGTGACAATGATCGCGACGCTGTTTCATGTGATGTTTTCACGCACCTTGACGCTCGGAACGTCCCGCGGCTCCAGCCCGACCAGCGCGCAGCAGCTGTAGCAGTAGAACATGCGCGACGCGCCGCACCGCGAGCATTTCATCCGGCCGGCGCGCTGCGCCTCATCCAGCGGCGCGTGCGACGCGAGCAGCAGGCCGCTCAGAGCGCTGCTCTCCTGATCCGACATGACCACCGAACAGAACCCGAACCCTccacacacaacacaacaaaacactaCAACAAACCCACGTGTGCGGGACGCACCGGAAACACTACCGCGCCGGAGGAAGCAGGAAGAGCGGCGGGCGGTGTCCTAGCAACAGACGCGACGCAGATGTTTGAGATGGAGAAACAGACGCAACGCGCCGCGGAGAACAACATCATTTGCTCACTGGACGAATTTATTCAATCTCAAGGACTG GTGGATTGGCCGGTGACGTGTGAGGACGATCTGGACGAGTCTTCCTCTCGTCTCTACCAGCGCTCTGAAGAAATCTACGAAGATCTCAAAGCCAGAGTCCCGTTTCCCAGCGGCGCTGCTGAATCCCTGAAGAAACACCTGCAGACGCTTGAGACGAGAGTGAAGCTCCAGAACCAAATCTTTACCCAGACGTCTGATTAA